From a region of the Constantimarinum furrinae genome:
- a CDS encoding O-methyltransferase, which translates to MDFLPEKIDKYVTAHTQPEPELLAELQRETWQKVLQPRMLSGHLQGRVLSMLSKLMCPRYILEIGTYTGYSALCLAEGMAQNGELHTIDINEELHDFQRRYFDRSQFGEQIFQHTGNALEIIPQLDFDFDLVFIDADKCNYPKYLELLLPKLRSGAVILSDNVLWSGKVTEDVKDDDADTQALLVYNKMLNEHPKLETVMLPIRDGLTISRVK; encoded by the coding sequence ATGGATTTCCTTCCTGAAAAAATTGACAAATACGTAACGGCACATACTCAACCCGAACCGGAACTACTTGCAGAGTTACAACGAGAGACCTGGCAGAAGGTATTGCAACCCCGTATGTTGAGCGGTCATTTACAGGGGAGGGTTTTGAGCATGCTTTCCAAATTGATGTGTCCCCGATACATACTAGAAATAGGAACTTATACCGGATATTCGGCCCTCTGTCTGGCGGAAGGCATGGCGCAGAACGGGGAGCTTCACACCATCGATATTAATGAAGAATTACACGATTTTCAGCGACGATATTTTGACAGGTCGCAATTTGGTGAACAAATATTTCAACATACCGGGAACGCTCTGGAGATCATTCCGCAGTTGGATTTCGATTTTGACCTTGTCTTTATCGATGCAGACAAATGCAATTATCCCAAATATCTTGAACTCCTGCTACCGAAGCTAAGAAGCGGAGCGGTTATTTTAAGCGATAATGTGTTGTGGAGCGGGAAAGTAACAGAAGATGTAAAAGACGACGATGCAGATACCCAAGCGCTGCTGGTCTACAATAAAATGCTAAACGAGCATCCTAAACTGGAAACAGTGATGCTTCCTATTCGCGACGGATTAACAATTTCTAGAGTGAAATAA
- a CDS encoding phosphatase PAP2 family protein: protein MIEILKELDRELFIFLNSLGIERFDAFWLFVTQIESWTPLFILFIFLMYYFYKWRDASATVFFLLLTFGITILFTGIVKEYVARLRPNNVEALAELIRILQKPSNYSFFSGHASSSFSITTFVVLVLRKHTKWIYVAFLWPFIFVLSRIYVGVHYPSDIMVGALVGTVIAYVFYQLWKVETQQELVETSINQTET, encoded by the coding sequence ATGATTGAGATCCTGAAAGAATTAGACAGAGAGTTGTTCATCTTCTTAAACAGTCTGGGAATTGAACGTTTTGACGCCTTTTGGTTATTTGTCACACAAATTGAGAGCTGGACACCGCTCTTCATACTGTTCATTTTTCTTATGTATTACTTCTACAAATGGAGAGATGCCAGTGCCACAGTATTCTTTTTACTGCTTACCTTTGGAATTACCATATTATTTACCGGTATTGTAAAGGAGTATGTCGCTAGACTAAGACCTAATAACGTTGAAGCTTTGGCAGAACTTATTAGAATATTACAAAAACCTTCCAACTACAGTTTCTTTTCGGGTCATGCGTCTTCCAGTTTTTCCATCACAACCTTTGTCGTTTTAGTCCTGAGAAAACACACAAAATGGATTTACGTTGCCTTCTTATGGCCGTTCATTTTTGTCTTGAGCAGAATTTATGTTGGAGTGCATTACCCAAGTGATATTATGGTGGGTGCATTAGTAGGTACTGTGATCGCATATGTATTTTATCAACTCTGGAAGGTGGAAACACAGCAGGAACTGGTTGAAACTAGTATAAATCAAACTGAAACATAA
- a CDS encoding Sec-independent protein translocase subunit TatA/TatB: protein MIAQTFFLFISGAEIAFIIFIVLMVFGADKVPEIARGLGKGMRQIKDATNDIKSEITKSAEKQGLDVDITKDFKKEIDKVKEDVDEITGPIKRKF, encoded by the coding sequence ATGATAGCGCAAACATTTTTCTTATTTATAAGTGGAGCCGAAATTGCATTCATCATTTTCATAGTGTTGATGGTCTTTGGTGCAGATAAGGTTCCCGAGATAGCGCGCGGACTGGGTAAGGGAATGCGTCAAATAAAGGATGCAACCAATGATATCAAGTCTGAGATCACAAAAAGCGCCGAAAAACAGGGGCTGGATGTGGATATTACCAAGGATTTCAAAAAGGAAATTGACAAAGTAAAAGAAGATGTGGACGAAATAACGGGTCCGATTAAAAGAAAATTCTAG
- a CDS encoding M1 family metallopeptidase — protein MKLTKYFALVIVFLAAGMTYAQETEKEQREPGHYNNNRFKQLYEEFSTPNMFRTASGAPGPNYYQQQADYVMDIELDDKNSKITGYETITYTNNSPDVLEYLWVQLDQNVRSKDSKSPLIEGSGAAPATMAGSFVGQYMGSPFDGGFNIMEVKNDKGGNLPYTINQTMMRVEMPKHLKPGEKFVFSIRWWYNIQNHTTDGGRSGYEVFEDGNKGYVIAQFYPRMAVYNDVEGWQNSQFWGRDEFALPFGNFEVNITVPADHTLDATGTLQNRKEVFTKEMMDRYERAKKSYDKPVMIVTQQEAENASKGFSTAKKTWKFKAENVRDYGFATSRRYIWDMMAVKIGNRDVMAVSVYPPEGNPLWEDYSTKVVASTLKSYSRMTFDYPYPKAISVHAKGQGMEYPMICWNYGRPDKDGNYSERTKYGMMSVIIHEVGHNFFPMIVNSDERQWTWMDEGLNTFVQYVAEQDFGEWYPEAIAPNQKYPSRRGPAKNIVDYMAGDQASLAPIMTKGLNTYNFGANAYSKPATGLNILRETIMGRELFDYAFRTYAQRWMFKHPTPEDFFRSMEDASAVDLDWFWRAWFYTTDYTDIGVKEVKKFYVTSKINKEVREIMEARGMTESDLPPLVYLVEEGSEDFEESMKTATLDDVKTLQEYIMDNIPASERANLKKPKYFYEVTFEKPGGIPMPIIAEYTYSDGSTERITYPAEIWRKTDKSVGKVIASDKEIVKIMVDPDEETADIDTSNNAWPQRKKLGEFDSFKENVKGE, from the coding sequence ATGAAACTTACTAAGTATTTTGCCCTGGTAATTGTTTTTCTTGCAGCGGGAATGACCTATGCACAGGAAACTGAAAAAGAACAACGGGAACCCGGTCATTATAACAACAATCGGTTTAAACAACTTTACGAAGAATTTTCTACTCCTAATATGTTCAGGACTGCCAGCGGTGCTCCCGGACCAAATTACTATCAGCAACAAGCAGATTATGTGATGGATATTGAGCTGGATGATAAGAATTCTAAGATCACCGGATATGAAACAATTACATACACCAACAATTCACCCGATGTATTAGAATATTTATGGGTTCAGTTAGACCAAAATGTACGGTCCAAGGACTCAAAATCACCCCTTATTGAAGGCAGTGGTGCCGCGCCTGCAACTATGGCCGGAAGTTTTGTAGGCCAATATATGGGATCGCCTTTCGATGGTGGATTCAATATTATGGAAGTAAAAAATGACAAAGGTGGAAACTTACCCTATACCATCAATCAAACCATGATGCGTGTTGAGATGCCCAAACACCTAAAACCGGGTGAAAAATTTGTGTTTTCTATAAGATGGTGGTACAATATTCAAAATCATACCACAGATGGTGGTCGAAGTGGTTACGAAGTCTTTGAGGACGGGAACAAGGGATATGTGATTGCGCAGTTCTATCCTCGAATGGCGGTTTATAACGATGTGGAAGGATGGCAAAACAGTCAGTTTTGGGGAAGAGATGAATTTGCATTGCCCTTTGGAAACTTTGAAGTAAACATCACTGTACCTGCAGACCATACCCTGGATGCTACGGGTACACTTCAGAATAGAAAAGAGGTTTTTACAAAAGAGATGATGGATCGCTATGAAAGAGCGAAAAAATCATACGACAAGCCTGTAATGATCGTAACACAGCAAGAGGCTGAGAATGCGTCAAAAGGTTTTTCAACAGCAAAGAAGACCTGGAAATTTAAAGCCGAAAACGTACGCGATTATGGTTTTGCTACCTCAAGAAGATATATTTGGGATATGATGGCCGTAAAAATAGGCAACAGAGATGTGATGGCCGTTTCGGTATATCCTCCCGAAGGAAACCCCCTATGGGAAGATTACTCTACCAAGGTTGTGGCAAGTACGCTAAAGTCATACTCTCGAATGACCTTCGATTATCCGTATCCTAAGGCGATCTCTGTGCATGCCAAGGGACAGGGAATGGAATACCCAATGATCTGCTGGAATTACGGAAGACCCGATAAAGACGGAAACTACAGTGAGCGTACCAAATACGGAATGATGAGTGTGATCATTCACGAAGTGGGTCATAATTTCTTTCCTATGATCGTAAATAGTGACGAACGTCAGTGGACCTGGATGGACGAAGGGCTTAACACTTTTGTACAATACGTTGCCGAACAAGATTTTGGAGAATGGTATCCAGAAGCGATCGCTCCTAATCAAAAATATCCATCGAGAAGAGGACCTGCAAAAAATATAGTGGATTATATGGCGGGAGATCAGGCGAGTTTAGCACCTATTATGACGAAAGGCCTGAACACCTATAATTTTGGTGCAAATGCATATTCTAAACCGGCTACCGGACTTAATATACTTCGGGAAACTATTATGGGACGTGAACTATTCGATTATGCGTTTAGAACCTATGCCCAGCGTTGGATGTTTAAACACCCTACTCCCGAGGATTTCTTCAGAAGTATGGAGGATGCATCGGCAGTAGATCTCGATTGGTTCTGGAGAGCCTGGTTCTACACCACAGATTATACCGATATAGGTGTGAAAGAAGTTAAGAAATTCTACGTTACTTCCAAGATCAATAAGGAAGTTCGGGAAATTATGGAAGCACGAGGGATGACAGAAAGTGATCTTCCTCCTTTGGTGTACCTTGTTGAAGAAGGAAGTGAGGATTTTGAGGAGAGTATGAAGACTGCAACACTGGACGATGTGAAAACACTTCAGGAGTACATTATGGATAATATTCCGGCTTCGGAAAGAGCTAATTTAAAGAAGCCCAAGTATTTTTATGAAGTAACTTTTGAAAAGCCGGGAGGGATTCCAATGCCTATTATTGCTGAATATACCTACAGTGATGGCAGTACCGAAAGAATTACATATCCGGCAGAGATATGGAGAAAGACAGATAAGTCTGTTGGTAAAGTGATCGCTTCCGATAAAGAGATCGTAAAGATCATGGTAGACCCCGATGAGGAGACTGCCGATATCGACACTTCGAACAACGCGTGGCCTCAACGTAAGAAACTTGGCGAATTCGATTCGTTCAAGGAAAACGTAAAGGGAGAATAA
- a CDS encoding DUF6702 family protein translates to MKMKFFKIAFLLFLVPLLTASTTHKFYVSITNVEYVEKKESLQIISKIFIEDLETVLQKRFDPNVHLASKKETKKDLALLQKYVLQKINISVNDKPVNIKYIGKEYDIDVVKIYLEVEGVKKLNSLEIENKILHDLFDEQQNIIHLKTPSTRRSLILEKENPKGLLNLN, encoded by the coding sequence ATGAAAATGAAATTTTTTAAAATTGCCTTTCTACTTTTTCTGGTTCCATTGCTTACCGCATCAACGACTCACAAGTTTTATGTGAGCATTACCAATGTTGAATATGTGGAAAAAAAGGAATCCCTTCAGATCATTTCCAAGATCTTTATTGAAGACTTAGAAACAGTCCTTCAGAAAAGATTCGACCCCAATGTGCATTTGGCCTCAAAAAAAGAAACTAAAAAGGATCTGGCATTACTTCAGAAATATGTCCTTCAGAAAATAAACATAAGCGTAAATGATAAACCTGTAAATATCAAGTATATAGGGAAAGAATACGACATTGATGTTGTAAAGATCTATCTAGAGGTTGAAGGGGTTAAAAAACTGAATTCCTTAGAGATCGAAAATAAAATATTACACGATCTGTTTGATGAACAGCAAAATATCATACACCTAAAAACACCTTCAACACGTCGCAGTCTCATCCTGGAAAAGGAGAATCCTAAAGGTCTGTTAAACTTGAACTAA
- a CDS encoding carboxypeptidase-like regulatory domain-containing protein, producing MSCLLLPLFMQAQTQVLQGKVTNEIEVEGIHILNTSSRYNSITDAYGNFAITVKVNDTLVFSSVNYMPESLPVTPEIFEKGVMLVKLSEMVNELDEVVLGPNLSGNLLTDIKNIKTEDEFNFDDVGIPGFKGEPEEKIVPIVPYLGLATAVDLEALYKHLSGYYKKLRIQRKWDAQNSAVAHIISYYGPDFFSEAFKIPENRLYDFLLYCIETSSIQTDFNTQHYAGVLSVLEEKSVIYVERLSKKEE from the coding sequence TTGAGCTGTTTACTTCTTCCGCTGTTCATGCAAGCGCAAACTCAGGTATTGCAGGGCAAGGTTACTAATGAGATCGAAGTGGAGGGAATTCATATCCTGAACACTTCTTCCAGATATAATTCGATCACAGATGCCTACGGAAATTTTGCCATCACTGTAAAAGTGAATGATACCTTGGTTTTTTCATCTGTAAATTATATGCCTGAAAGCCTACCGGTTACCCCTGAAATATTCGAAAAAGGAGTGATGCTTGTTAAGCTTTCTGAAATGGTGAACGAACTGGATGAAGTGGTACTGGGTCCTAATTTGTCGGGTAATTTACTTACCGATATCAAAAACATTAAAACGGAAGATGAATTTAATTTTGATGATGTAGGCATCCCCGGGTTCAAGGGAGAACCTGAAGAAAAAATAGTCCCCATAGTGCCCTATCTGGGACTCGCAACTGCAGTGGATCTGGAAGCCTTGTACAAACACTTAAGCGGGTATTACAAAAAATTGAGAATACAGCGAAAATGGGATGCCCAAAATAGTGCCGTTGCCCATATAATTAGTTATTATGGCCCCGATTTTTTCTCTGAAGCCTTTAAGATTCCGGAAAATCGATTGTACGACTTCTTATTATACTGTATTGAGACCAGTAGTATTCAAACCGATTTCAACACTCAGCATTATGCTGGAGTATTGTCGGTATTGGAAGAAAAGAGTGTGATCTATGTTGAACGGCTATCCAAAAAAGAGGAATAA
- a CDS encoding carboxypeptidase-like regulatory domain-containing protein, with the protein MKLTLLVFFFFITTLLAIGQDIDRVQIDGKITAPLGDDTEGVTVYNVSSQQGTVTDKEGKFTLSVAENDRIYITALQFQSFTVIVDSGVIEYKRMNIYLNPAVNQLEEVIVRPYDLTGNIIADLKRIKTANTTVNWDLSYEALEFGYEFSADENTKVDGNAAQDALGTGGIKNGFNFVGIFNLLFPKKKKTNHEVSVTKEVITNALRQRYSNQFIAEKFGIPTEKVNEFIYFTEDNGLPADLLKAENELELLNFLHQQSNDYKTQIGIN; encoded by the coding sequence ATGAAGTTAACATTACTTGTATTCTTCTTTTTTATAACGACACTTTTAGCCATTGGTCAGGATATAGACCGTGTTCAAATTGATGGAAAAATTACGGCTCCTCTTGGCGATGACACCGAAGGCGTGACCGTCTATAATGTTTCTTCACAACAGGGTACCGTTACCGACAAGGAAGGTAAATTTACGCTGAGTGTTGCCGAAAATGACAGGATCTATATTACAGCTTTACAGTTTCAAAGCTTTACGGTGATCGTGGATAGTGGTGTTATTGAATATAAACGAATGAATATTTATCTCAATCCCGCCGTTAATCAGTTGGAAGAGGTCATCGTTAGGCCTTATGATCTTACCGGTAATATTATAGCCGATCTGAAACGAATTAAGACCGCAAACACTACAGTAAATTGGGATCTTTCTTATGAAGCTTTAGAATTTGGGTATGAGTTCAGCGCCGACGAAAATACTAAAGTAGACGGAAATGCAGCACAGGATGCATTGGGAACAGGTGGAATTAAAAATGGGTTTAATTTTGTGGGAATTTTTAATCTTTTATTTCCGAAGAAAAAAAAGACCAACCATGAAGTTTCCGTAACTAAGGAAGTAATCACCAATGCGCTACGACAACGCTACAGCAATCAGTTTATTGCAGAAAAATTTGGTATTCCAACAGAGAAGGTAAATGAATTTATTTATTTTACTGAGGACAACGGACTTCCCGCAGACTTGCTAAAAGCCGAGAATGAATTGGAATTACTAAATTTCCTCCATCAACAAAGCAACGATTATAAAACTCAAATTGGAATTAACTAA
- the pepE gene encoding dipeptidase PepE, translating into MKNLIIASTSTVYGKGYLEYLLDEISELFKDSTEVIFVPYARPGGISHDEYTKVASKAFKKIDKKVVGLHTFSNPKEALANAGGVFTGGGNTFVLVTKLYQHDLLVPMREAIFKGLPYLGTSAGSNICGLTMQTTNDMPIMYPPSFKTLGVVPFNINPHYLDPDPDSTHMGETRETRIKEFHTQNASPVIGLREGSWLQVKQSDITLKGALTARIFEHNKEPYEIESGTIIDYF; encoded by the coding sequence ATGAAAAATTTAATAATTGCGAGTACCTCCACCGTGTACGGTAAAGGATATCTGGAATACTTACTGGACGAGATTTCAGAACTATTTAAAGACAGCACTGAGGTCATCTTCGTACCTTATGCGCGTCCCGGAGGGATCTCACATGATGAGTACACTAAGGTCGCTTCCAAAGCTTTTAAAAAAATTGACAAAAAGGTCGTTGGCCTTCATACTTTTTCAAACCCGAAAGAAGCCCTTGCAAATGCCGGTGGAGTGTTTACGGGAGGAGGCAACACCTTTGTTTTGGTCACAAAATTGTACCAACATGATCTGTTAGTTCCAATGCGTGAAGCTATTTTTAAAGGCCTCCCTTATCTGGGAACAAGTGCCGGAAGTAATATCTGCGGACTCACCATGCAAACGACCAACGATATGCCAATCATGTACCCGCCATCTTTTAAAACTTTGGGGGTCGTTCCCTTTAATATAAACCCGCACTACCTAGATCCCGATCCGGACAGTACACATATGGGGGAAACCCGGGAAACCCGTATTAAGGAATTTCACACTCAAAATGCAAGTCCGGTAATCGGACTTAGAGAAGGCAGTTGGCTGCAGGTAAAGCAATCCGATATCACGTTAAAAGGTGCTTTGACCGCACGAATTTTTGAGCATAATAAAGAACCTTACGAGATCGAAAGCGGTACTATAATTGATTATTTTTAG
- a CDS encoding M15 family metallopeptidase encodes MKRDQFIKSFLFAGTALCILPQLSFGYSEENYSRDILIGKGTPNLLGDSFKMQQESYENFLLMKAAAAKENINIEVVSAYRSFRRQKEIYEGKYRRFTAQGMNPMAAIEKIIEYSTIPGTSRHHWGTDIDIIDANAPRPQSVLQPEHFHGKGPFCKLKDWLDQNAESFGFFEVYTDNAHRKGFKYEPWHFSYAPVSKPMLEEYKKLDLKKILLEEKILGAQHFSEEFISTYKSENILDINSKLLS; translated from the coding sequence ATGAAACGAGATCAATTTATAAAATCATTTCTATTTGCGGGAACCGCACTCTGTATTTTACCACAACTTTCTTTTGGATATTCTGAAGAGAATTATTCCCGGGATATTCTTATAGGGAAAGGAACTCCCAACCTATTGGGAGACTCTTTTAAAATGCAGCAAGAGAGCTATGAGAACTTTTTATTAATGAAAGCTGCTGCTGCAAAAGAAAATATAAACATAGAAGTCGTCTCTGCTTATCGCAGTTTCCGACGACAGAAAGAGATCTATGAAGGTAAGTACAGGCGATTTACGGCACAAGGAATGAACCCTATGGCGGCCATAGAAAAGATCATAGAATATTCGACCATTCCGGGTACCTCAAGGCACCATTGGGGTACCGACATTGATATTATTGATGCCAATGCACCACGGCCCCAAAGTGTGCTTCAACCTGAACATTTCCACGGGAAGGGTCCTTTTTGTAAGCTAAAGGACTGGTTGGATCAAAACGCAGAATCTTTTGGTTTTTTTGAAGTGTATACCGATAATGCTCACCGGAAAGGATTTAAATACGAACCCTGGCATTTCAGTTATGCCCCGGTATCGAAACCAATGCTGGAAGAATACAAAAAACTGGATCTAAAAAAGATCCTTCTGGAAGAAAAGATTCTGGGTGCGCAACATTTTTCGGAAGAATTTATTTCAACGTATAAAAGTGAAAATATACTGGATATAAATTCCAAATTACTTTCGTAA
- a CDS encoding M48 family metalloprotease: MRNSWKIRILIGLAIVAFAFFKKCANTEVNEYTGKEQVISMDPEQEIAIGLQSAPQMAKEYGGLHLDNSLQAYVDQVGAKLVDNTIARETPYIYEFHLLADEQTVNAFALPGGQIFITYALYSKLSSEDQLAGVLGHEIGHVIGRHSAERIANSEFWQTVAQGANVGADAGGLVAGIGQNVLLGNGREDELESDNLGVRFMIKAGYNPREMITVMQLLKAAAGPNRAPEFKSTHPDPDNRIEKIEEAIVKYGG, from the coding sequence ATGAGAAATAGTTGGAAAATCAGGATATTGATCGGATTGGCCATTGTGGCATTTGCGTTCTTTAAAAAATGTGCTAATACTGAAGTTAATGAGTACACCGGCAAAGAGCAGGTTATTTCTATGGATCCCGAGCAGGAGATCGCCATCGGACTTCAAAGTGCTCCTCAAATGGCAAAGGAATATGGTGGCTTGCACCTCGATAACTCACTTCAGGCGTATGTGGATCAGGTAGGTGCCAAACTTGTGGATAATACAATTGCCCGTGAAACACCTTACATATATGAATTTCATTTACTGGCCGACGAGCAGACCGTAAATGCATTTGCGTTACCGGGCGGACAGATCTTTATCACCTATGCTTTGTATTCTAAATTGAGTAGTGAAGATCAGCTAGCCGGAGTTTTGGGTCATGAGATCGGTCATGTAATTGGCCGTCATTCTGCAGAGCGTATTGCAAATAGTGAATTCTGGCAAACCGTGGCACAGGGTGCGAACGTAGGTGCAGACGCAGGGGGCTTGGTCGCCGGTATTGGTCAGAATGTCCTTTTAGGAAATGGTAGGGAAGACGAGCTTGAAAGTGATAATCTGGGCGTTCGGTTTATGATAAAAGCCGGTTATAATCCTCGTGAAATGATCACTGTAATGCAGCTATTGAAAGCCGCTGCTGGTCCGAATCGCGCACCTGAATTTAAAAGCACTCACCCCGATCCCGATAATCGCATTGAAAAAATTGAAGAGGCTATTGTAAAATACGGTGGCTAA
- the gpmI gene encoding 2,3-bisphosphoglycerate-independent phosphoglycerate mutase, whose amino-acid sequence MNKNVLLVILDGWGITQDPSVSAISQADTPYIDSLYKIYPNAQLLTHGMNVGLPDGQMGNSEVGHMNLGAGRIVYQDLAKINLAVSNNRLKDETVIRKAFDYAKSNDKSVHFLGLVSDGGVHSHIDHLKGLLTAASEVDLQDVFVHAFTDGRDVDPRSGAGFISEVQQHMTKTTGRLASVIGRYYAMDRDKRWERVKMAYDLLRFGKGEPSENCIESIQKSYSEDITDEFIKPIVLHENGKAVATVKQDDVVIFFNFRTDRGRQLTEALTQRDMPEFGLKTLPLHFVTLTNYNDSFKGIEVVYNKEHIQKTLGEVLESHHKKQIRIAETEKYPHVTFFFNGGREVPFDGEKRILCPSPKVATYDLQPEMSAYEVRDKILPEIENRSANFICLNFANPDMVGHTGVFNAAIKACETVDKCTKAIVEAAKENDYTTILIADHGNCETMRNPDGSPNTAHTTNPVPVILVDSELTEINDGILGDIAPTILELMGIEKPSEMTQKSLI is encoded by the coding sequence ATGAACAAGAACGTTTTATTAGTCATATTGGATGGTTGGGGAATTACTCAGGATCCATCCGTTTCGGCGATTTCACAGGCTGACACCCCCTATATTGATTCTCTTTATAAAATCTATCCCAATGCACAATTGTTAACGCATGGAATGAATGTTGGGCTTCCCGACGGACAAATGGGAAATAGCGAAGTAGGCCATATGAATCTTGGTGCCGGACGTATTGTCTATCAGGATCTGGCAAAAATCAATCTGGCGGTTTCCAATAATCGTTTAAAAGATGAAACAGTAATTAGGAAAGCCTTCGACTACGCCAAATCAAATGATAAAAGCGTGCATTTCTTAGGCCTAGTATCTGATGGCGGTGTTCATTCACACATAGATCATCTAAAGGGCTTGCTTACTGCTGCTTCTGAAGTAGATTTACAGGATGTTTTTGTGCATGCATTTACTGATGGCAGGGATGTTGATCCGCGTTCCGGGGCAGGATTTATTTCGGAAGTACAGCAACACATGACGAAGACCACGGGAAGATTGGCTTCAGTCATAGGGAGGTACTATGCGATGGACCGTGATAAGCGTTGGGAACGTGTAAAAATGGCTTATGATCTGTTGCGGTTCGGAAAAGGTGAACCTTCAGAAAATTGTATAGAAAGCATTCAAAAAAGTTATTCTGAAGACATTACTGATGAATTTATTAAGCCCATAGTACTGCATGAAAATGGTAAAGCTGTTGCCACGGTTAAACAGGACGATGTTGTTATCTTTTTTAATTTCAGAACCGATAGAGGAAGACAACTTACTGAAGCACTCACCCAGCGCGACATGCCTGAATTCGGTTTAAAAACCCTCCCCCTTCATTTCGTAACACTTACCAATTACAACGATTCATTTAAAGGGATCGAAGTGGTCTACAATAAGGAGCATATTCAGAAAACTTTAGGCGAAGTATTAGAATCACACCACAAAAAGCAGATCAGAATTGCCGAAACTGAAAAATATCCTCATGTAACGTTCTTTTTTAACGGAGGTCGGGAAGTTCCATTCGATGGTGAAAAACGAATCCTTTGTCCGTCACCAAAAGTAGCTACCTACGATCTTCAACCCGAGATGAGTGCCTATGAAGTACGCGATAAAATTCTTCCTGAAATAGAAAACAGATCGGCAAATTTTATTTGCCTGAATTTCGCGAATCCCGATATGGTGGGACATACCGGAGTGTTTAACGCTGCAATTAAAGCCTGTGAAACAGTTGACAAATGCACCAAAGCTATCGTAGAAGCCGCAAAAGAAAATGACTATACGACAATTCTGATCGCAGATCACGGTAATTGTGAAACCATGCGCAATCCCGACGGGTCTCCAAATACAGCACATACGACTAATCCGGTTCCTGTGATATTGGTGGACTCTGAGCTTACCGAAATTAATGACGGTATTTTAGGGGATATTGCACCTACTATATTAGAACTAATGGGGATCGAAAAGCCTTCAGAAATGACACAAAAATCCCTAATCTAA
- a CDS encoding BT0820 family HAD-type phosphatase, which translates to MNETFTIAVDFDGTIVEDEYPSIGKPRIFAFDTLKKLQDRGHRLILWTYRSGKRLDDAVEFCKANGVVFYAVNKSFPEEEFESKYSRKINADYFIDDRNIGGLMGWGEIYQLLIGEKKPVSTEKKKKKGWFPF; encoded by the coding sequence ATGAACGAAACGTTTACTATAGCAGTTGATTTTGACGGAACCATTGTAGAAGATGAATATCCTTCCATTGGAAAGCCTAGGATCTTTGCTTTCGACACCCTAAAGAAATTGCAGGACAGAGGACATCGCTTGATCCTTTGGACTTATCGTAGCGGGAAACGTCTGGATGATGCTGTGGAGTTTTGTAAAGCAAACGGTGTTGTTTTTTATGCAGTAAATAAGAGCTTTCCGGAAGAGGAATTTGAATCAAAATACAGTCGAAAGATCAATGCCGATTATTTTATAGACGATCGTAACATTGGTGGATTAATGGGCTGGGGAGAAATATATCAATTGTTGATCGGTGAAAAAAAACCGGTGTCAACAGAAAAAAAGAAAAAAAAGGGTTGGTTTCCTTTTTAA